From Magnolia sinica isolate HGM2019 chromosome 13, MsV1, whole genome shotgun sequence, one genomic window encodes:
- the LOC131224165 gene encoding uncharacterized protein LOC131224165: MDQMLLCWLISSLTEPVMAHVVGLTTSRDVWCALERIFASSSRARVQQLKYQLHTVKMGATPIFEYIQSVKYIVDNLAAVANPVTDSDLVSTLLSGLSPEYDSFVTSVNTRVDPISSEELIGLMLSQEIHRGHTLPNPESTGLISLASAVHTASRTSRFFSASPSSSFRGHGRG, from the coding sequence ATGGACCAAATGCTCCTCTGCTGGCTCATCTCCTCCCTCACTGAACCGGTCATGGCCCATGTTGTCGGCCTCACCACATCTCGTGATGTGTGGTGTGCTCTGGAGAGGATCTTTGCATCGTCCTCCCGAGCTCGCGTACAGCAACTCAAGTATCAGTTACACACTGTCAAAATGGGTGCTACACCTATATTTGAATACATCCAGTCTGTCAAGTATATTGTGGACAACCTCGCTGCCGTGGCAAATCCCGTCACCGACTCCGACCTCGTGTCCACCCTCCTCAGTGGCCTGTCTCCTGAATATGACTCGTTCGTCACCTCTGTCAACACACGAGTCGACCCTATTTCCTCTGAAGAATTGATCGGCCTCATGCTCAGTCAGGAGATACATCGTGGGCACACCCTCCCCAACCCTGAGTCTACCGGCCTCATCTCTCTTGCATCTGCAGTTCACACTGCTTCACGGACTTCGAGGTTCTTCTCTGCCTCGCCTTCGTCTTCCTTCCGTGGGCATGGTCGAGGATAG